A region of the Pricia mediterranea genome:
TTGCGCCTGCCGCCGTACTCCTCTTGGGAACATTATACCCGAACCTGTCAGGAAAAGCTAGAGGCCCTAACCCATTTGGAACAGGAGAACAAGATGCTTATAAAATACAAGCAGCTGCGGCCCAATCTGGAAAAATTGGGAAGAATACTCGAAGCGGGCATCAAGACCAAAGATACGTTAAAGGCAAAGTATAAGGGTAAGGACATCAACGCCGACTCCCAACAATTACTCACAAAATGGACGGAGCTCAATAAAGAAGAACGGTTACTACAGCAAAGCTTGTCCGACATCAAAACGGAAAGGAAAACAAGAATTGAAGAGATTGCAGTTCTGGAAGGACTCTTAAACCGATCCGTCAGTCTTAAAAGCTTTGATACCATAGCCGACGCCCGAAAGGCACTTCTTGACGAAAAAACCTTGGATCGTTTACAGTCGCAAAAATCGGGGATCGAAAAGGAGCTCGACCGGCTCGACACCAGTCTTGCCTTATTACAAAAACAGTTCGATACCGATAAAAGATCCGACGTGCCACAGACCCAGGAAAAGTTGCAGGAAGATCATGACATTAAACGGGAAAAGCTTCAAAGCACCCGGGAAGAAAAGGCTGAATTGGAACGCCAACTCGTAAACCACAGGGAAAAAACGGAAAAAATCGCAAACCTAAAACAACAGATCGCCACTGAAGAGAAACAGATCAAGCGCTGGAAGCTGCTCAACGAGCTTATCGGCGATGCCCAAGGAAAACGTTTCAATGATTTTGCCCAAGATTTAACCCTACGTCATCTGGTTGCGCTTGCCAATGCTAGGCTGGAGTCCCTTAGCGATCGCTACCGCCTTGACATCCCGACCGAGGAGGAAGACGATGGTCTCATCATCTTAGATGGCCACATGGGCGGACAGCGACGATCCGTAAAGACCCTTTCGGGCGGCGAGACATTTTTATTGAGCCTTTCCATGGCCTTGGCCCTATCCGATCTTGCATCTAGCAATGTGGAAATCAATAGCCTCTTCATCGATGAAGGTTTTGGCACGCTCGACCCCGAAACTTTGGACCAAACGCTGGATACGCTTGAAAGGTTGCAGTCCGAATCATCGAAAACCATCGGAATCATCAGCCACGTCGATTCGCTTAAAGATAGAATTGGCACCCAGATTCAACTACAACGTAACGGTCAAGGCTATAGCACGCTGAAAATCGTGTAGTTTAAAGGAACTTTATTAGCCCCCTTTTTTTAAATTCTCGGGGCAAGCCTCTTGATATTTAAACCAAGGAGATTAAAATCAAGGAAATATTCCCCGTTGTATGTAAGCCTCCTCGAGTCTCCCGATGGCGATGACGAAAGCAGCGGTGCGCATATCGACCTTTCGTTCGCGGGACGTCTTTACGACACGGGTAAAACTCTCCTTCATCTTTTTTTCCAGTTTCTCCATAACCTCTTCGAGCTGCCAAATTTCCCCGTTCCGGTTTTGCAACCATTCATAATAACTACCGATAACACCTCCAGAATTGCACAGAATATCGGGAATGATCTCGACACCTTTTTCCAACAGTATTTCTTCGGCCTCAATATCCGTCGGGCCATTGGCCCCTTCCGCAATCAAACGAGCTTTGATTCCACCGGAGTTTTCGGCCGTAATCTGGTTCCCTAAAGCTGCAGGAATACAAATGTCACATTCCAATCCGAAAAATTCATCATTATCAATGGCATCAGCGTCGGGAAAATCAACGATACTTCCCTTATTGCCCTTTTGGTAGTCGTGCAGTTTTTCCACCGAAATCCCCTCTTCATCACAAATGCTTCCGTACTGATCTTGTACCGCAACGAGTATCGCTCCATCCCGATCCAGAAAATGGGCAACCCAATAGCCAACGTTGCCAAAACCTTGAACGATAAATTTTTGGTCTTTTATCGATAGCTCTTTTTCTTTGGCCCAAAATCGGATATTGAGATATACCCCGTAACCTGTGGCCCTATCCCTGCCCTCGGAGCCGCCCGCCCCAATAGGTTTTCCGGTCACCACATGCGTATTGGTAGAACGTTCCGCCGGGGGCTTGGTTGACATGTACGTGTCCAATATCCAGGCCATCGTCTGCGCACTTGTATTCACGTCAGGAGCCGGTATATCAAGTTCCGGACCGATGTTATCGCCCAAGGCGTAAGTAAATCTTCGGGTAATACGTTCGATTTCGGCGCTAGAATATTTAGCGGGATCCAGCTTGATTCCCCCTTTGGCACCACCAAAAGGCAGACCAGCCAACGAGGTTTTCCAGGTCATCCACATGGCCAAGGCCCTGGCGGCATCGATATCGACGGTCGGATGATAACGGAGTCCTCCCTTGTATGGTCCTAATGAGTTATTATGTTGCACCCGATACCCGGTAAAGACCTCGACCTCCTCATTATCCATCCTAACGGGAAAATGCACGACCAACTCATTATTGGTGACCTCCAATATTTTTCGGATATTCGGATTCAAATCAAGGATATCGGCCGCATTATCGAACTGTCTCATGACGTTCTCCAACATGCCCTGCCTTGCGACTTTCTTCTTCCCCAATATTCTTTCACCCATAATTAACGTATTAAGCTTATATGCTTACAAATATCACAAATTGTATCTTAATCCCGCCATGACATCATCTCAAATTGTACACTTTATTCTTTTCGGTCAATAATAATCATAATACAACTTGTTACAAAGGGTTTGTATATCGTTCAAATCGATGCCACTACTCTTTCTGGGGTCTTTACCGGGGCTCGCATGAGACTGTTTCTACACATGTATATTTCGATTAAAGCAAATAATAGTACCAATTGAGCTTTTCTTATCAAAAAAAATAAAAGAACT
Encoded here:
- a CDS encoding Glu/Leu/Phe/Val family dehydrogenase; protein product: MGERILGKKKVARQGMLENVMRQFDNAADILDLNPNIRKILEVTNNELVVHFPVRMDNEEVEVFTGYRVQHNNSLGPYKGGLRYHPTVDIDAARALAMWMTWKTSLAGLPFGGAKGGIKLDPAKYSSAEIERITRRFTYALGDNIGPELDIPAPDVNTSAQTMAWILDTYMSTKPPAERSTNTHVVTGKPIGAGGSEGRDRATGYGVYLNIRFWAKEKELSIKDQKFIVQGFGNVGYWVAHFLDRDGAILVAVQDQYGSICDEEGISVEKLHDYQKGNKGSIVDFPDADAIDNDEFFGLECDICIPAALGNQITAENSGGIKARLIAEGANGPTDIEAEEILLEKGVEIIPDILCNSGGVIGSYYEWLQNRNGEIWQLEEVMEKLEKKMKESFTRVVKTSRERKVDMRTAAFVIAIGRLEEAYIQRGIFP